AGAGAATATTAGACAGGATGGTAATAAATTTACACATACTGAGTATTTAGAAGAGGTTACATCTGATGAATTTGATAAAATTGTGGATAAGCTTTTGGATATGCTTTCATTCATGCTTATAAATTATTTTGAAACTTATGAATTTGGATCAAGAAGTGATGTTTTACAGTCATTTTCATTATTACCCCCAATAGTACGATATAAGGTGCTAATATTTTTATACAGCAAATATCCAAATAACATTCATGTTATTGATAGATTGGCATTAGCTATTGTTAAAGCATTTGATAAAGAAGAAGCAATCAGATGGATTGAAGCTGAAAAAAACAACTTGATTAATTTAGATGTAATGTCAGATAAAGCATTTAATGAGATTGCAGAAAATAAAGGGATAGAATTTGCAAAGCTAATTAGATTTAATTCGCCTTATAAAAATATGTATGAGTTGTGTATTGATAAAATTATGAAAATTGGAAATGAAATAGATTCGAAAGGTCATTTGTATATTGACTTTGAAAGTGCATTGCCGTATTACAAGCAATATGGAATTATAGATGAGGATAGTGAAGAAATAAAAGAATTTAATGATATTATGGATTTTTTATATCTTGGCAGAAGAACAAAATTAGATAGTTTTATTAAACTAAAAGAACCATATGTAACTCTAAATGTAATTACAGGGGATAATAATATAGATGAGAGTATTTAGCTATAAAAGACTATTCAAAAAACTTATTGATTTAGATATGACAAATAATGAATTGATGGAAAAGGCAAAAATAAGTAAAAGCACATTTTACAAAATGAAGAATGGGCAGAATATAACGACGGATGTTTTACTTAGAATTTGCAATACTTTGGATTGTGGTATTGAAGAAATTATGGAGTGTAGTGATGAATATAGATAGTGAAGAATTTGAACCAATATTTATGGATATTAAGGAACGATACCTATCAGGTGTAAATTTCCCCAAATTAATAGTTGGAACAGGGCTTTCTATTGCAATGAATATTCCGGGAATGTCAAAATTGGCTGAAAAATTGGGGGAATCGTTTGAAAGTATCGGTGATTTAGAGTTACAGAAGCAGTGGAACAAATATAAGGGGAAGATCAAAGATGAAGGATTAGAAGCAGCCTTATTAGATGTTTCAATAAGTGAAGAATCGTTTGTGGAAATAATTCGAGAGATAACGAGTGAATTTATTTTAGATGAAGAATATAATCAGCATCGTGA
This Streptococcus anginosus DNA region includes the following protein-coding sequences:
- a CDS encoding helix-turn-helix domain-containing protein: MRVFSYKRLFKKLIDLDMTNNELMEKAKISKSTFYKMKNGQNITTDVLLRICNTLDCGIEEIMECSDEYR